The sequence CTCTTTTCCATCCTTCAGCCGTTTGAATGCGTTGAGTCTTTAAAGAAGATTTTTGTTTCTCGTGAGCCTGTGGCTCGGATTCGGACGCAGATTTGTCTTTAATTTCTTCTTTCTTAGGCACCATAACCACCTCCGGTTGCCTAAGCTAAGTGCAACTTTTATGCCATTTCCATAGAGCCGGCATTGGCTAATCGAAATAAACTAGACTAAAACTCCCCTGATCGGTAAAATCCTTGCGCTTTTAGGCTTAAATCTTTAAAGTGCAAAGAATTTGGAATAAAATCATTACATTTTTTACTAATGGGTTATCTATGTCTTATTCTGTAAATAGCGCCTTTCCCCCTGATTCCAATGCGTATGATTTTCCTAACCCAAACGCCGCTTCCCCTGCTAAATACCTAGGCTATCCCAGTCAATATGATTATCTGATTGATGATACAAAACCACAAGATTCTCATCGCCTCAATGAATTCTGCACCGTGAGCGCTTCCAATCCAACGCCTAATATAGATAGTCTTAAGCATAAAGTAATCGTGCAACACGAAAGCGACATGCACGCCAATAGGGATAAAATGCCCCCTCCCACCTCGGCCACTTTCACTTCCGCCAATCCGCCTTCTAAAACCGTCGCACTCGCCAATCGAACGGACAAATCCGCAAAACCATCAATGATGGTGCATCCGTCCTCCCTGCATTCTTTTAAAGCAATCCTCCCTGCACCGCATGGACTGTCAAAGAGCTTAGAAGGAAAGAAATAAGAGCGGACGGCAAACGAGGCAGACAACTCACGCAGAAGCTCAAAAATGCTACACCTTGGACAGAGAGGCAAGCCATTTTTGCCTTTGCTAAAATTCTTGACTGACATAAACAACCGGAAATAGTTTTATCCTAAGCGGACTTGCTTGGCTAATTGAAAAGCCGCCTGTGTAAAGGCGTTTTTGGCCTCTTCCTCGAAGCAGATTGCATTGATCTGGAGAGGAGTAAGCTGCTCTTGCTCGCTAATATATTGTGCACGGGCCACAATTTTGATCTTCGAATTGAGTTGGCGGGCTATTTGTATGATGTGTATTGTCTCAGCCACTTCCGGAATCGTAATGACTAATAAAGCGGCTTCTTCCACATGAGCGGCTTTCAGCAAATCCAGCTGAGACGCATCTCCAAAAATCCCTCTTTGATTGCTTTCCCGAAGCTGAGCAATGGTATCAACATTGCTATCAATCACCGTCAAGTCAAAATTAAGCTTTTTAAGCACATCCGCCACACTTCGCCCAATTGGACCGAATCCCACAATAACAGCTTTATGAGATTTAGAAGCGGACATGTTAGCCAAATCAAAAGGAGGAATTCCTCCGGAATTTTTAAAATATGGTTTAAAATAATTTAAACCTTTAAAAAGGAGTGGGTTAACAGAGATAGAAATCAAGGCGCAAGACACAATGATGTCATAGCCTTCATCCGGAAGAAGATGAAATTTCAACGCTTCTTCGCACAGGATGAAGGAAAATTCTCCTATTTGGGCCAATGCTAAGGCAATAGTCAAAGCGACGGGGACAGGATAATGCAATCCTCGGACAATGAGATAAGCCGTTAAAGGCTTAATCACCAAAATAATGGCAATGAGGCCGATAAAAAAGGCAAAGTGATCCAAAATGGCTGCCGGATTAAAGATCATGCCAACAGATAAAAAGAAAATAACGGAAAAGGCATCTTTCATGGGCAGAGCGTGAGCGGAGGCTTGATGACGTACATGCGTCTGCCCAATAATCATTCCTGCAATAAAAGCGCCAAGGGCAATGGAGGTTCCAAAAACCAAAGCGGATCCAGTTGCAATAACAAAGGTCAGAGCAAGCAATGTTAAGGTAAACAATTCATGAGAACGCAAGCGGGCAACATGCATTAAAATAAGAGAGACCAATTTATGGCCCCACGTAAACATGAAAAGAATCAACAATAAAAATTTCGCGATAATTATCACAACAGAGCTGGCTACAGTGAATACAGATAGATGCGCTCCGGAAAAGAAACTGGCTAGTACGGGAATTAACACGAGGACAAAAACCGTTAAAATATCTTCAACGATCAGCCAACCGACAGCAATATGCCCCTGTATAGTATTAAGAAGATGATTGTCTGTTAAAACGCGAACAAGAACAACCGTACTGGCCACTCCGATTGCTAGACCTATCGTTACCCCTGATGCTAAAGACCAGCCGACAGCATAAACAAGCCCGATTCCTACAATTGCCGATACAGCCGTCTGAACAATGGCTCCCGGAATGGCCACATTTTTGACTTTAAGAAGATCTTTCCATTTTAAATGCAAACCGACATTAAAAAGCATGAGGACAACGCCGATTTCAGCCAATTGCTCGGAAATCGTGACATCCGCTACATAGCCTGGAGAGTAAGGACCAATACTATACCCTGCTAGCAAATAACCCAAAATGGGAGAAAGCTTAAGACGCTGAGTGATATAGCCTAGCACGCTAGCTAAGGCAAATCCCACAGCTAAAATCAAAAGAATTTTAAGATTATAAGATTCAGCGCTAACCATGACAGTTCAATTTGATGATTCAAACTTGTCATGCTTGTTTTTTTTTACATTTAAAGCAAGCGAATTAAAATTTATTTGAAATTTAAGGCTAAGGCACGCTTCTCTTTAGGAGTCAAATCACTAATTTCCAAACTGTTACATTAAATGCAAGCTTGTGATTTAGAAGAGGGGAGATTAAAAGTCCTAATGACCTAGATTCTTAACATCCAAGCCAAACAAAGAGCTAACATTCAATCGGCAAAACAAGCGCGGCTTGTACAGCCGCGCAATTCTTCGCTGGTCTTTCGCTTCAATTATTCTTCTAATTTTTCTAATTTAGCCCCACCCTTTTTGCCTTTTTTACCCACTTTTTTGCCTTTGCCTTTTTGACCTTCCCGGTCTATTTTTCGTTTAGCCATCTGACACCTCCTTTTGTGTTTTGAGGGACGTCAATGGCTATGCAAAGAGCGTGCCAATTTGAGAAGATTACCAGAAAACCCAGCCTTTTTTTACTAATAGCTCGGCATTAAGCAGGGCTGCGCCCGCTGCTCCACGCACGGTATTATGCGAAAGCAGCGTAAATTTGTAGTCTAAAAGCGGACACGAACGAAGCTGACCAATGCTAACAGCCATTTCTTTATCAAGAGAGCGATGCAAGAGGGGCTGGGGATAAGTGGGTTCTTCAAAAAAGTGCAAAGGTTGGAAAGGAGCGGAAGGAAGTTGAAGCTGCTGCGGCTCGCCAGAAAAATCATTCCATGCGTGAATGAGTTCTTGCCGCGAGGCTTTTTGTTTGAGCTTCACTGATAGGCAAGCTAGATGTCCATTTGTCACAGCCACGCGATTGCATTGCGCGCTGATTTTTAAAGGGATTTCTTGAATTCCTTGTTCGCTTAGTTTCCCTAAAATTTTCAAGGGTTCTTTTTCAATTTTCTCTTCCTCCCCTGAAATAAAAGGAATGACATTATCCAAAATGTCCAAGCTTCCCACTCCTGGATAACCCGCACCGGACACAGCCTGCAAGGTTACGGCATGGACAGCCTCTAGGCCAAAACGGTCGAATAGAGGCTTGAGAGCTAGCGTTAAACCGATCACGGAACAATTGGGATTGGTAATGATTTTTCCTTTAGCGAAAGGCTGCTTTTTGGCCAACTCTAAGTGATCCGCGTTTACCTCGCCAATCACAAGAGGGACCTGCGGATTTAAGCGGTGATTGCGGGAATTAGACACCACAAGAAAGCCTGCTTCGGCAAAGCGCCATTCAATTTCCCCTGCCACCGATGCATCTAATGCGGAAAAGACTAGCGAACAGCTGATATTCGGCTCGCAAGCTTGCACGGTCATTTGGGCAATGGCAGGCGGCAAAGGGGTAGGCATGAGCCAATGGACCGCCTCTCCATACGCTTTGCCAGCAGAACGCTCCGATGCGCATAGGGCAACAATTTGAAACCAAGGATGCCTTTCTAAAAGCTGAACAATTTTTTGTCCTATGCATCCCGTTGCCCCTAAAATGGCAACGGGGATCTTATCGCGAAAATAAAAATCGGAGCTTATCATAGCCTGACCGCCTGCTTATTTAAGACTTATTTAGAAAGCCCTTTTAATAATTCCACAATCAAGCGGACGCCGACTCCTGTCGCATACTTGGGCAAATATTTCTTGGCTTCAGTGACATAAGCTGTACCGGCAATATCCAAATGCGCCCATGGAATGCTGTCATCCACAAAATAGCGAAGGAATGTCGCAGCAACACAAGAGCTTGCCGAACGGCCATTCCAGCTCTTAATATCGGCAATATCGGATTTAAGCTTATCCTTGTATTCTTCATACAGAGGCATCCTCCATAAGCGCTCATAAGTCTTTTCTCCCGCTTGCATGAGAGCCTCGGCCAATTTATCATCGTTGCTCATCAATCCAGACGCTTCCGATCCCAAAGAGATTTCAATTGCTCCTGTTAAGGTCGCAATATCGATCAAGCGTGTAGGATTAAGCTTTTGTACAGCATAGGACAAAGCATCCGCCAAAATCAATCGCCCTTCCGCATCCGAGTTCATCATTTCAACCGTTTTGCCTGCATGACTTGTATACACATCGCCAGGCTTAAAGCTGTTCGCATCTATGCTGTTTTCGGTCGATGGAACAACGATTGTAAAATTGACCTTAAGGCCAAGGTGGCAAACAGCTAGCAAAGCGCCGAAACAAGCAGCGGCTCCCGACATATCGCATTTCATTGTTTCCATGCCGCCTGTCGGCTTTAAATTAAGTCCACCCGTATCATAGGTAATGCCCTTACCAACCATTACCGTATGGTCCTTAGACTTTGGATTGCCTCTATATTCCATAATGATGAAGGCCGGATCAAGCGAGGAACCGCGGTTGACCGCTAATAGAAGCCCCATTTTTTCTTTTTCAATGTGCTTTTTATCAAAAACGGTTGTTTTAATTTTCGCATACTCTTTCTCAAGCCCACGCGCACATTGCACTAAATATTGCGGTGTTACCTCATCGGCATTGCCATTGATCAAATCGCGCGCATAATAGACTCCGTCGCATACGGCAAAAATCTCTTCTGCAATTTCCAACACCTCTTTATCCAGCCCTATAAACGTGATTTTTTGCAGCAGGCTGCCGTCTTCCGCTTCTTCGGGATTTTGATGCTTGAGGCGGTCGAAAATATAATTAGGGAGCAATACCCCTTCACAGACGCCTTCTGCAATAAGTTCATCGCTTAAATGAGCAGATTGAGGAAG is a genomic window of Candidatus Protochlamydia phocaeensis containing:
- a CDS encoding cation:proton antiporter; protein product: MVSAESYNLKILLILAVGFALASVLGYITQRLKLSPILGYLLAGYSIGPYSPGYVADVTISEQLAEIGVVLMLFNVGLHLKWKDLLKVKNVAIPGAIVQTAVSAIVGIGLVYAVGWSLASGVTIGLAIGVASTVVLVRVLTDNHLLNTIQGHIAVGWLIVEDILTVFVLVLIPVLASFFSGAHLSVFTVASSVVIIIAKFLLLILFMFTWGHKLVSLILMHVARLRSHELFTLTLLALTFVIATGSALVFGTSIALGAFIAGMIIGQTHVRHQASAHALPMKDAFSVIFFLSVGMIFNPAAILDHFAFFIGLIAIILVIKPLTAYLIVRGLHYPVPVALTIALALAQIGEFSFILCEEALKFHLLPDEGYDIIVSCALISISVNPLLFKGLNYFKPYFKNSGGIPPFDLANMSASKSHKAVIVGFGPIGRSVADVLKKLNFDLTVIDSNVDTIAQLRESNQRGIFGDASQLDLLKAAHVEEAALLVITIPEVAETIHIIQIARQLNSKIKIVARAQYISEQEQLTPLQINAICFEEEAKNAFTQAAFQLAKQVRLG
- the asd gene encoding aspartate-semialdehyde dehydrogenase codes for the protein MISSDFYFRDKIPVAILGATGCIGQKIVQLLERHPWFQIVALCASERSAGKAYGEAVHWLMPTPLPPAIAQMTVQACEPNISCSLVFSALDASVAGEIEWRFAEAGFLVVSNSRNHRLNPQVPLVIGEVNADHLELAKKQPFAKGKIITNPNCSVIGLTLALKPLFDRFGLEAVHAVTLQAVSGAGYPGVGSLDILDNVIPFISGEEEKIEKEPLKILGKLSEQGIQEIPLKISAQCNRVAVTNGHLACLSVKLKQKASRQELIHAWNDFSGEPQQLQLPSAPFQPLHFFEEPTYPQPLLHRSLDKEMAVSIGQLRSCPLLDYKFTLLSHNTVRGAAGAALLNAELLVKKGWVFW
- a CDS encoding leucyl aminopeptidase; protein product: MEFAFASHFDKRKKADALVIPFWKGNVHPEPAADQTLQNPLLNVALKTGDFKGKEGEILYLYLDGQPEKRVILVGLGPQQKLTVETLRKCYGGVTKSCLGKRLKELNVVLPQSAHLSDELIAEGVCEGVLLPNYIFDRLKHQNPEEAEDGSLLQKITFIGLDKEVLEIAEEIFAVCDGVYYARDLINGNADEVTPQYLVQCARGLEKEYAKIKTTVFDKKHIEKEKMGLLLAVNRGSSLDPAFIIMEYRGNPKSKDHTVMVGKGITYDTGGLNLKPTGGMETMKCDMSGAAACFGALLAVCHLGLKVNFTIVVPSTENSIDANSFKPGDVYTSHAGKTVEMMNSDAEGRLILADALSYAVQKLNPTRLIDIATLTGAIEISLGSEASGLMSNDDKLAEALMQAGEKTYERLWRMPLYEEYKDKLKSDIADIKSWNGRSASSCVAATFLRYFVDDSIPWAHLDIAGTAYVTEAKKYLPKYATGVGVRLIVELLKGLSK